Proteins co-encoded in one Rhopalosiphum maidis isolate BTI-1 chromosome 2, ASM367621v3, whole genome shotgun sequence genomic window:
- the LOC113552524 gene encoding uncharacterized protein LOC113552524, which translates to MYSSDSSRIHNNASEFTVQVSAHILERFSTFALNRNDDTDTDHPLLDELNINGYNEIEQLVQKTFPSCDVSKICRVYAPQMYGMYMLRMEEMKLDIGRSVQEKLLYHVTTESRAMESLNSGLDWRRTRRNKFGCGVSFSDNADYANYYADSSPSEDTRIIMICCVLVRETYVVHSQNNGNALIVPPNNADTSVSYNGHVYVKYNDNEFYPLYFVYYLRRPKHRTTSKFYRANNRRQTHMVYRW; encoded by the exons ATGTACTCAAGCGATAGCAGTAGGATACACAACAATGCGTCGGAGTTTACTGTGCAAGTTTCAGCTCATATTTTGGAACGTTTTTCAACGTTCGCTCTCAATCGCAATGATGACACTGACACCGACCATCCGTTACTCGACGAATTGAACATCAATGGCTACAATGAAATTGAACAACTTGTACAAAAAACATTTCCCAGC TGCGATGTTAGTAAGATATGCCGAGTCTACGCCCCACAGATGTACGGCATGTACATGCTGCGCATGGAAGAAATGAAATTGGACATTGGCCGAAGTGTTCAAGAAAAATTGCTATACCATGTGACCACCGAGTCCAGAGCCATGGAGTCGCTGAACAGTGGACTGGACTGGAGACGCACCCGCCGCAACAAATTCGGATGCGGTGTTTCGTTCAGCGACAATGCGGATTACGCTAATTATTATGCTGACAGTTCTCCCAGCGAag ACACGCGGATCATCATGATATGCTGCGTGCTGGTTAGAGAGACGTACGTGGTCCACAGCCAAAACAATGGGAACGCCTTAATCGTACCACCTAATAATGCGGACACGTCGGTGAGCTATAACGGTCACGTGTACGTTAAGTACAACGATAATGAATTTTATCCACTGTACTTTGTGTACTACCTGCGGAGACCTAAACACCGGACCACAAGCAAATTTTACCGCGCTAACAACCGCCGCCAGACCCATATGGTGTATAGGTGGTAG